A section of the Vibrio vulnificus CMCP6 genome encodes:
- a CDS encoding cytochrome c-type biogenesis protein codes for MKKLLLALFAAITFSLAAHAAIEVYEFDNLQQEQQFKELGHTLRCPKCQNNTISDSNAELAQDLRQKVYEMTKEGKSKQEIVDYMIARYGNFVTYNPPLTPATSILWLGPIGVIVIGFTLIVLRSRKRKTANQAEDEAWDAEKEARLKALLDEENNGDKQ; via the coding sequence ATGAAAAAGCTTCTTTTAGCCCTTTTTGCTGCAATTACCTTCTCGCTTGCGGCACACGCAGCGATTGAGGTGTATGAGTTTGATAACCTTCAGCAGGAACAACAGTTCAAAGAGTTAGGGCATACCTTGCGTTGTCCGAAGTGTCAGAACAACACAATTTCCGACTCCAATGCCGAGCTAGCTCAAGATTTGCGCCAGAAAGTGTATGAGATGACCAAAGAAGGCAAGTCTAAGCAAGAAATCGTTGATTACATGATTGCTCGCTACGGAAACTTCGTGACTTACAACCCACCACTGACGCCAGCAACATCCATTTTGTGGCTAGGACCCATTGGGGTTATTGTCATTGGTTTTACTTTGATTGTTTTGAGAAGCCGTAAACGCAAAACAGCCAACCAAGCCGAGGATGAGGCATGGGATGCTGAAAAAGAAGCTCGTCTTAAAGCGTTATTAGACGAAGAGAACAACGGAGACAAACAATAA
- the ccmA gene encoding cytochrome c biogenesis heme-transporting ATPase CcmA translates to MLEVSNLTAIRDERVLFENLQFEIKPGELVQIEGRNGTGKTTLLRIVTGLGDRDEGAIKWKGEAIEKSRDQFHQDLLFLGHQTGVKRELTAFENLRFYQSIHNSDSSSERIFHALTQVGLAGREDVPVAQLSAGQQRRVALARLWLSHQILWILDEPLTAIDKQGVKVLESLFSNHVDNGGIVILTTHQDMFTDSPKLRKIKLGD, encoded by the coding sequence ATGCTAGAAGTATCCAATTTAACTGCTATTCGCGATGAACGCGTCCTTTTTGAAAATCTTCAGTTTGAAATCAAACCCGGTGAGTTGGTGCAGATTGAAGGTCGAAACGGTACGGGTAAAACAACGCTACTTCGAATCGTGACTGGGCTTGGCGATAGAGATGAAGGCGCCATCAAATGGAAAGGGGAGGCGATCGAAAAAAGCCGCGACCAGTTCCATCAAGACTTGCTTTTTTTAGGTCATCAAACCGGGGTAAAAAGAGAGCTCACCGCGTTTGAAAATTTACGCTTTTATCAATCGATTCATAATTCAGATTCCTCTTCAGAACGGATTTTTCATGCCCTGACTCAAGTTGGATTGGCAGGTCGAGAAGATGTGCCCGTTGCACAATTGTCTGCTGGGCAGCAGAGACGCGTGGCGTTGGCTCGTCTTTGGTTAAGTCATCAGATTCTTTGGATTCTTGATGAGCCGTTAACCGCCATCGACAAACAGGGTGTCAAAGTACTTGAGTCACTGTTTTCCAACCATGTCGATAATGGGGGCATCGTAATCTTGACGACACACCAAGATATGTTTACAGATAGCCCGAAACTAAGAAAAATTAAATTGGGTGATTGA
- the ccmB gene encoding heme exporter protein CcmB, with translation MIAAMTTIIRRELLIAFRRQADILNPLWFFIIVITLFPLSIGPEPNLLARIAAGIVWVAALLSALLSLERLFRDDFQDGALEQMMLMPIPLQLVVISKVIAHWLLTGLPLILISPLLAILLSLDFNTWLSVVLTLLVGTPTLSFIGAIGVALTVGLQKGGVLLSLLILPLYIPILIFATSAIDAAALGMTYNGQLAILGAMLVGGMTLTPFAISAALRVSVN, from the coding sequence ATGATTGCTGCAATGACAACCATTATTCGCCGTGAGCTGCTTATTGCCTTTCGTCGCCAAGCTGACATTTTGAACCCACTGTGGTTCTTTATCATTGTCATTACGTTGTTCCCCCTCAGTATTGGTCCTGAGCCAAATTTGTTAGCACGTATTGCAGCAGGCATTGTTTGGGTAGCGGCATTGCTATCTGCTCTATTATCTTTAGAGCGTCTGTTTCGCGATGATTTTCAAGATGGTGCGCTTGAACAAATGATGTTGATGCCGATCCCATTGCAACTTGTGGTGATTTCAAAGGTCATAGCTCATTGGTTATTAACGGGACTGCCATTGATACTGATCAGTCCGTTGTTGGCGATTTTGCTCTCTTTGGATTTTAATACGTGGCTTTCGGTGGTACTGACGCTTCTTGTCGGAACGCCAACGCTGAGTTTTATCGGTGCAATTGGTGTGGCGTTAACGGTTGGATTACAAAAAGGCGGTGTATTACTCAGCCTGTTAATCTTGCCTTTGTATATCCCAATTTTGATTTTTGCGACGTCAGCGATTGATGCTGCAGCATTGGGTATGACGTATAACGGCCAGTTAGCCATATTGGGAGCAATGTTGGTCGGCGGTATGACACTGACACCGTTTGCCATTAGCGCCGCCCTGAGAGTCAGCGTTAACTAA
- a CDS encoding DsbE family thiol:disulfide interchange protein, producing the protein MNKKILFIPLFAFMALAVVFATQLVKNQQGDDPTKLESVLVGKPVPTFKLEDLAEPGKLYDQSVFKGEPLLLNVWATWCPTCYAEHQYLNELAGKGVKIIGMNYKDDRTKAVGWLNDLGNPYLISLFDGNGMLGLDLGVYGAPETFIIDANGVIRYRHVGDVNPRNWAETLEPLYNKLVEEAKQ; encoded by the coding sequence ATGAACAAGAAAATTCTGTTTATACCGTTGTTTGCCTTTATGGCACTGGCTGTGGTTTTTGCCACTCAGTTGGTTAAAAACCAACAAGGTGATGATCCAACCAAGCTGGAATCGGTTTTGGTGGGCAAGCCTGTGCCAACTTTTAAGCTGGAAGATCTGGCTGAACCAGGAAAGCTCTACGATCAGTCGGTTTTCAAAGGTGAACCGCTGCTGCTTAATGTCTGGGCGACTTGGTGTCCAACGTGTTACGCCGAACACCAATACCTCAACGAACTTGCTGGCAAAGGCGTCAAGATAATCGGTATGAACTACAAAGATGATCGCACCAAAGCGGTGGGGTGGTTGAATGACTTAGGCAATCCATACCTCATTAGTTTGTTCGATGGTAATGGCATGCTTGGTCTCGATCTTGGTGTTTACGGTGCGCCGGAGACCTTCATTATCGATGCCAACGGCGTGATCCGTTACCGTCATGTTGGGGATGTAAACCCGCGTAACTGGGCTGAAACGCTGGAACCGCTTTACAACAAATTGGTCGAGGAGGCGAAACAATGA
- a CDS encoding outer membrane protein transport protein, which produces MTQNMRLFKKSLLAVTVALASGQTMAAGFQLNAQSATGIGRAFAGDAVIADNAAVMARNPAAMALFDEKALSLGFESITSMIEVKDARYQGLTAPAGKESNYDDAGDTSIAPNIHFIMPVNDKFAWGVNAYSNFGTKTEFDDSFVAREYGGLTDVKSANFGLAGSYRLNEQWSFGAGLDIIYGQGTMKREHALIGTLVDVDKADGWAVGFNVGTVFELDENNRFGFSYRYSPEMEAEDDKGQKITLPLPDMAEFSGYHKITDTKFAVHYSIQYIGWGTFDKIEFRNLKDNSPAIGASYDKAYEWQDGWHYAIGGTYYLNKDWTLRAGYMYDTSAQDSLTSVSVPDSDRQWLSTGFTYHIDTKSNIDFGFTYLMGDDVKVNESTAGVSSLTATTHADAILFGLQYSRTF; this is translated from the coding sequence ATGACTCAGAACATGCGTCTGTTTAAAAAGTCTCTCCTAGCAGTGACTGTTGCATTGGCTTCAGGCCAAACAATGGCAGCAGGTTTCCAACTTAATGCACAATCTGCAACAGGTATCGGCCGCGCATTCGCCGGTGATGCAGTCATTGCAGATAACGCCGCCGTTATGGCACGTAACCCAGCCGCTATGGCGCTTTTTGATGAAAAAGCCCTATCGCTTGGTTTTGAAAGCATCACTTCAATGATTGAAGTGAAGGATGCAAGGTACCAAGGCTTAACAGCTCCAGCGGGTAAAGAATCGAACTATGATGACGCTGGTGATACTTCTATTGCGCCAAATATTCACTTTATCATGCCAGTAAACGATAAGTTTGCTTGGGGTGTTAATGCTTATTCAAACTTTGGTACTAAAACTGAGTTTGATGACAGTTTCGTTGCGCGTGAATACGGCGGCTTGACGGATGTGAAAAGCGCCAACTTTGGCTTAGCAGGTTCATATCGCCTTAACGAGCAATGGAGCTTCGGTGCTGGTTTAGACATCATCTACGGCCAAGGCACAATGAAACGTGAACATGCTCTAATCGGCACTTTAGTCGACGTAGACAAAGCAGACGGCTGGGCTGTTGGTTTCAATGTGGGTACTGTATTTGAACTAGATGAAAACAACCGTTTTGGTTTCTCTTACCGCTACAGCCCAGAAATGGAAGCGGAAGATGACAAAGGCCAAAAGATCACTCTACCACTACCAGATATGGCGGAGTTTTCGGGTTACCACAAAATTACCGACACCAAGTTTGCGGTTCACTACTCTATCCAATACATTGGCTGGGGCACGTTTGATAAAATTGAGTTCCGTAACTTAAAAGACAATTCACCAGCAATCGGTGCAAGCTACGACAAAGCTTATGAATGGCAAGATGGTTGGCACTACGCTATTGGTGGTACTTACTACCTAAACAAAGACTGGACGCTACGTGCGGGTTATATGTATGACACTAGTGCACAAGATTCACTAACATCAGTTTCAGTGCCTGACTCAGATCGTCAATGGCTATCTACTGGTTTTACTTACCACATTGATACTAAGTCTAACATTGACTTTGGTTTTACCTACCTGATGGGTGACGATGTTAAGGTTAATGAATCTACTGCTGGCGTGTCATCACTAACGGCTACAACTCACGCAGACGCTATCTTGTTCGGCTTACAATATAGCCGTACTTTCTAA
- the ccmE gene encoding cytochrome c maturation protein CcmE, translating to MNPRRQKRLGIILAILIGVSATIGLMIYALNQNMDLFYTPTELVNGKDDGTKPEVGQRLRIGGMVVMGSVRRDPESLKVRFDLADVGPKVTIEYEGILPDLFREGQGIVAQGVLKDATTVEAFEVLAKHDEEYMPPEIAEAMKKTHAPLQYSEEQKQGSGQ from the coding sequence ATGAATCCAAGACGTCAAAAGAGACTGGGGATTATTTTAGCGATTTTAATCGGTGTCAGTGCCACTATCGGTTTGATGATCTACGCCTTGAACCAAAACATGGACCTTTTCTATACCCCAACCGAATTGGTGAATGGCAAAGATGATGGCACTAAGCCAGAAGTTGGTCAGCGCCTACGTATTGGTGGAATGGTGGTGATGGGGTCTGTGAGACGTGATCCAGAATCTCTCAAAGTACGCTTTGATCTTGCGGATGTGGGCCCTAAAGTGACCATCGAGTACGAAGGTATCCTGCCAGACTTGTTCCGTGAAGGACAAGGTATCGTGGCTCAAGGTGTCTTAAAAGACGCCACGACGGTTGAAGCGTTTGAAGTTTTAGCAAAACATGATGAAGAGTACATGCCACCAGAAATCGCAGAGGCGATGAAAAAAACGCATGCACCGCTTCAATACTCTGAAGAACAAAAACAAGGAAGCGGCCAATGA
- a CDS encoding outer membrane protein transport protein, translated as MKTNKTLLSTAVAFGLLSSANLANAAGFQLAEYSATGLGRAYAGEAAMADNASAQWRNPAMLTYLEGTQVSVGAIYVNPNIDVKGTTTLQHPATGQTVAVTDSASDDFAHDAVIPNLYISHRYNDQLAIGFALGTNYGMETDLGKDFAASHFGNEASVISKEANLNLAYQLNEQFSIGGGIRYIIAEGSFGATAPKTNILNLPQGTTLKYMEGDDTTWGWQVGSAWQINENHRVGFTYKSEVELKLEGHAEGVGFGFGTTIPKSRDNGYMYLTLPATAELASFHQLTEKIAMHASFNWTDWSSFEKLEAHMETAGTQMVKVENWEDNYRFAVGATYQLQPKLALRTGIAYDTSAVSDKNRTITIPETDRTWLSVGATYDWTQNFTLDAGFTYIIAKDAPIKESRGYESDDKAQAIGGQFVGETTGNVWLIGVQANYRF; from the coding sequence ATGAAAACCAACAAGACTCTTCTATCAACAGCAGTCGCTTTTGGCCTACTTTCTAGTGCAAATCTTGCAAATGCAGCAGGCTTCCAGCTAGCAGAATACTCGGCAACAGGCCTTGGCCGCGCATACGCTGGTGAAGCAGCGATGGCAGACAACGCAAGCGCACAATGGCGTAACCCAGCGATGCTGACCTACCTAGAGGGTACACAAGTATCTGTTGGCGCGATTTATGTAAACCCAAATATTGATGTTAAAGGCACCACTACGCTTCAACACCCAGCAACCGGACAAACTGTTGCAGTCACTGATTCTGCATCTGATGACTTCGCGCACGACGCAGTTATTCCAAACCTTTACATCTCACATCGTTACAATGACCAACTTGCGATTGGTTTTGCACTAGGCACCAACTACGGTATGGAAACTGACCTAGGCAAAGATTTCGCTGCCTCTCATTTCGGCAATGAAGCCAGCGTAATCAGTAAAGAAGCGAACTTAAACCTAGCTTACCAACTGAATGAACAGTTCAGTATTGGTGGCGGTATTCGCTACATTATTGCTGAAGGTAGCTTTGGCGCTACAGCACCAAAAACGAACATCCTCAACCTACCACAAGGCACCACGTTAAAATACATGGAAGGTGACGATACCACATGGGGTTGGCAAGTAGGTTCTGCGTGGCAGATCAATGAGAATCACCGTGTTGGCTTTACCTACAAATCTGAAGTTGAACTGAAATTAGAAGGTCATGCAGAAGGTGTTGGGTTTGGGTTTGGTACGACTATCCCTAAATCACGCGATAATGGTTACATGTACCTTACTTTGCCAGCAACAGCAGAGCTAGCAAGTTTCCACCAGTTGACAGAAAAAATCGCTATGCATGCAAGTTTCAACTGGACAGACTGGAGCTCTTTCGAGAAATTGGAAGCCCATATGGAAACAGCTGGGACTCAGATGGTGAAAGTAGAAAACTGGGAAGACAACTACCGCTTTGCCGTTGGTGCGACATACCAATTACAGCCTAAGTTAGCACTAAGAACCGGTATTGCTTATGACACCTCAGCCGTGAGCGACAAAAACCGTACCATCACCATCCCAGAAACGGATCGTACTTGGCTGAGTGTTGGTGCAACTTACGATTGGACTCAGAACTTCACACTAGACGCAGGCTTTACCTACATCATTGCGAAAGATGCGCCAATTAAGGAATCACGTGGTTACGAATCGGATGACAAAGCACAAGCTATTGGCGGTCAGTTTGTCGGTGAAACCACGGGTAACGTGTGGCTAATTGGTGTTCAAGCGAACTACCGCTTCTAA
- a CDS encoding heme lyase CcmF/NrfE family subunit, with product MIAEIGHFALIVSLAMAVLLSLLPLWGASNNNTMLMNSARPLSWAMFIMLFISFIVLSYGFYANDFTLQYVASNSNSQLPWYYRLTAVWGAHEGSLLLWVLIQAAWTVAVATFSRGMPQESVARVLAVMGMISVGFLLFIIVTSNPFLRTLPFFPVDGRDLNPLLQDPGLIVHPPMLYMGYVGFSVAFSFAIASLMTGRLDTAWARWSRPWTTAAWVFLTLGIALGSWWAYYELGWGGWWFWDPVENASFMPWLAGTALMHSLAVTEKRGTFKAWTVLLAISAFSLSLLGTFLVRSGILVSVHAFASDPSRGMFILGFLVFVIGGSLLLFAVKGAAVRVRGNFDLVSRENALLANNVLLIAALVVVLVGTLLPLVHKQIGLGSVSIGAPFFDMLFAWLMMPFAFLLGIGPLIRWKRDQLSHLIKPMAISGVLAFALGYLCVYLFADFFDVMAYIGWVMAIWIIAMHGFELYERATHRHPFLTGVRKLQRSHWAMMLGHVGLAVTVIGIAMVQNYSIERDVRLAPGEHFQIQGYDFYFSGLRDKDGPNYDGYIADFEITHNGQYVNTLHAEKRFYRTAKSMMTEAAIDRGITRDLYIAMGERLEDNRSWAVRIYYKPFVRWIWAGSLIMSFGGLLAMSDRRYRFRKSNKAETKTKLNEQEA from the coding sequence ATGATTGCTGAAATCGGTCACTTTGCCCTCATCGTCTCACTGGCGATGGCGGTATTATTGAGCTTACTGCCCCTGTGGGGAGCCTCAAACAACAACACCATGTTAATGAACAGTGCACGTCCGCTCTCTTGGGCAATGTTCATCATGCTGTTTATCTCTTTCATCGTGCTGAGTTACGGCTTCTATGCCAATGACTTCACGTTGCAATACGTCGCAAGCAACTCAAATAGCCAGTTACCTTGGTATTATCGCCTTACCGCGGTGTGGGGTGCGCATGAAGGTTCATTGTTGCTATGGGTACTTATCCAAGCCGCATGGACGGTTGCGGTGGCCACATTCAGTCGCGGCATGCCACAAGAATCTGTGGCGCGAGTACTTGCAGTGATGGGGATGATTTCAGTTGGTTTCCTGCTGTTTATTATCGTTACTTCAAACCCATTCTTGCGTACGTTGCCATTCTTCCCAGTCGATGGTCGTGATCTAAACCCACTGTTGCAAGACCCGGGTTTGATTGTTCACCCACCTATGCTCTACATGGGTTACGTTGGCTTCTCTGTGGCATTCTCTTTTGCGATTGCCTCGCTGATGACAGGTCGTCTTGATACTGCGTGGGCTCGTTGGTCTCGCCCGTGGACAACCGCTGCATGGGTTTTCCTGACATTAGGTATTGCACTTGGATCTTGGTGGGCATACTACGAGCTTGGCTGGGGTGGTTGGTGGTTCTGGGATCCAGTAGAAAACGCCTCTTTCATGCCTTGGCTTGCGGGTACGGCGCTAATGCATTCACTTGCGGTTACTGAAAAACGCGGTACGTTTAAAGCCTGGACAGTGCTACTGGCGATCTCTGCGTTCTCATTAAGCTTGTTGGGTACTTTCTTAGTCCGTTCAGGCATCTTGGTTTCGGTGCACGCGTTTGCATCCGATCCTTCTCGCGGTATGTTTATTCTTGGTTTCCTCGTCTTTGTGATTGGTGGTTCGTTGCTGCTGTTTGCTGTTAAAGGTGCAGCGGTGCGCGTGCGTGGTAATTTTGACTTGGTTTCTCGAGAGAATGCGCTACTGGCAAACAACGTACTATTGATTGCCGCCTTAGTGGTTGTGTTGGTGGGTACGCTTTTACCATTAGTGCACAAGCAAATTGGTTTAGGCTCGGTTTCTATCGGCGCACCTTTCTTCGACATGCTATTTGCATGGCTGATGATGCCTTTTGCGTTCTTATTGGGCATTGGCCCTCTGATTCGTTGGAAGCGTGACCAACTTTCACACCTGATTAAACCAATGGCCATTTCTGGTGTGCTGGCATTTGCATTAGGCTACCTATGCGTCTATCTGTTCGCGGATTTCTTCGATGTGATGGCATACATTGGCTGGGTGATGGCTATCTGGATCATCGCAATGCACGGCTTCGAGCTTTATGAACGTGCAACGCATCGTCATCCATTCTTGACTGGTGTTCGTAAGCTACAACGTAGTCACTGGGCAATGATGTTGGGCCATGTTGGTCTCGCAGTGACGGTGATTGGTATTGCGATGGTGCAAAACTACAGTATTGAACGCGACGTGCGTTTGGCGCCTGGTGAGCATTTCCAAATTCAGGGTTACGATTTCTATTTCTCAGGTCTTCGTGACAAAGATGGTCCGAACTACGACGGCTATATCGCAGACTTTGAAATCACTCATAACGGTCAGTACGTCAATACATTGCATGCAGAAAAACGTTTTTATCGCACTGCAAAATCAATGATGACCGAGGCAGCAATTGACCGTGGCATCACGCGAGATCTCTATATTGCTATGGGTGAACGCTTGGAAGATAACCGTTCTTGGGCTGTTCGTATTTACTACAAACCGTTTGTACGTTGGATCTGGGCAGGTTCTCTGATTATGTCGTTTGGTGGCTTGTTGGCCATGTCAGACAGGCGTTACCGTTTCCGTAAAAGCAACAAAGCCGAGACGAAAACCAAGCTAAATGAGCAAGAGGCATAA
- a CDS encoding heme ABC transporter permease, translating to MWKWLHPYAKPETAYQLSGKLLPWFSVLALIFLTVGTVWGLAFAPSDYQQGDSFRIIYIHVPSAIWSMGVYMSMAIAAFIGLVWQVRLSEMAALAMAPIGAVYTFIALVTGAVWGKPMWGTWWVWDARLTSELILLFLYLGVIALYHAFDDQKTAAKAAGILAIVGVINLPIIHFSVEWWNTLHQGATITKFAKPSIASTMLWPLLTNILGFAFFFAAVTMVRFRNEIISKESHRPWVRQLALGKTQ from the coding sequence ATGTGGAAATGGCTCCATCCTTATGCAAAGCCAGAAACAGCCTACCAGCTTAGTGGTAAGTTGTTACCTTGGTTTTCCGTTTTAGCCCTGATCTTTTTGACGGTAGGTACAGTGTGGGGACTTGCATTCGCACCCTCCGACTATCAACAAGGTGACAGTTTTAGAATCATCTATATCCACGTCCCATCTGCGATTTGGTCGATGGGTGTGTACATGTCGATGGCCATTGCCGCATTTATCGGCCTAGTTTGGCAAGTCCGTCTTTCTGAAATGGCAGCGTTGGCGATGGCGCCAATCGGTGCTGTTTATACCTTTATTGCGTTGGTAACAGGTGCCGTATGGGGTAAGCCGATGTGGGGCACTTGGTGGGTATGGGATGCTCGCCTGACTTCAGAATTAATTCTTCTATTTCTTTACTTGGGTGTGATTGCGCTTTATCACGCATTTGATGACCAGAAAACAGCGGCAAAAGCAGCGGGCATCCTGGCCATTGTTGGTGTGATTAACCTGCCAATTATTCACTTCTCCGTAGAGTGGTGGAATACCTTGCACCAAGGTGCCACCATTACCAAATTTGCTAAGCCTTCCATTGCTTCGACCATGTTATGGCCGCTGCTAACAAATATTTTGGGCTTTGCGTTTTTCTTTGCCGCGGTGACGATGGTTCGTTTCCGTAATGAAATCATCAGTAAAGAAAGTCATCGTCCTTGGGTGCGCCAGTTGGCGCTTGGCAAGACTCAGTGA
- a CDS encoding MlaA family lipoprotein, with translation MEIKMHYKGKSLATLLLLLFGLAGCSSVPDEQQEQNDEASAQHHYEGDPFESFNRSMWTINYDYLDPYIVRPVSLAYVEYTPGPVRVGVANFLSNLDEPSSMVNNIIMGNGQRAVDHFNRFWINSTFGLLGLIDIASAAGITKHDEKAFSDAVGHYGVGNGPYLMIPGYGPYTVREVTDTVDGMYVPLVYLNFWAGLGKWALEGMEKRALLVNQEGQLEASPDPYALTREVYLQRQAFKAEIKKEEVDDEEEALLDEYLDEY, from the coding sequence ATGGAAATAAAAATGCATTACAAGGGGAAGTCTCTCGCGACACTATTACTACTCTTGTTCGGCTTGGCTGGATGTTCAAGTGTGCCAGACGAGCAACAAGAGCAGAACGATGAGGCATCGGCACAACACCACTATGAAGGCGATCCGTTTGAGTCGTTTAACCGCTCAATGTGGACCATCAACTACGATTATCTTGACCCTTATATCGTACGTCCTGTCTCTTTGGCTTACGTTGAGTACACGCCTGGGCCAGTAAGAGTCGGCGTCGCCAATTTCCTCTCTAACCTCGATGAGCCTTCCAGCATGGTGAATAACATCATTATGGGAAATGGGCAGCGAGCGGTGGACCACTTCAACCGTTTCTGGATTAACTCGACTTTTGGCTTGCTCGGTTTGATCGACATTGCCTCTGCAGCGGGCATCACCAAGCATGATGAAAAAGCGTTTAGCGACGCCGTCGGCCATTATGGCGTTGGTAATGGTCCCTATTTGATGATCCCTGGCTATGGTCCTTACACCGTAAGGGAAGTGACTGATACCGTTGATGGTATGTATGTTCCTCTGGTGTACCTCAATTTTTGGGCCGGGCTGGGTAAATGGGCGCTAGAAGGAATGGAAAAACGCGCCTTACTCGTGAATCAAGAAGGGCAGTTAGAAGCCTCTCCGGATCCTTACGCGTTAACTCGTGAAGTGTATCTCCAGCGCCAAGCATTCAAAGCGGAGATCAAAAAAGAGGAAGTGGATGATGAGGAAGAAGCGCTGCTTGATGAGTATTTAGACGAGTATTAG
- the ccmD gene encoding heme exporter protein CcmD, whose amino-acid sequence MHFESLSEFFAMGGYASYVWGAFGITFLAMLILLISSLRRSDALLKEVKAKIDRQARIDAAKNMENTL is encoded by the coding sequence ATGCATTTTGAATCTCTGAGCGAATTTTTTGCTATGGGTGGGTACGCTTCTTACGTGTGGGGCGCTTTTGGTATTACCTTTTTGGCCATGCTGATTCTATTGATCAGCAGCTTACGTCGTAGCGATGCGCTTCTTAAAGAAGTAAAAGCGAAGATAGATCGTCAGGCACGTATCGATGCCGCGAAGAATATGGAGAACACCCTATGA
- the ccmI gene encoding c-type cytochrome biogenesis protein CcmI — protein sequence MTLFWLSTVALTLVACALIAMPLLKQKANNDDILRDELNKAFYKDRLSELEEETSEGLVEDQQDLIADLKQSLLDDVPGEKKQAESKISPMAVLIPSVILTVALSYGLYIKFGAYQDVVKWQEVNANLPELSKKLMSSSAEPLSDDEMEDLTLALRTRLHYQPDDATGWLLLGRIALANRDVNTAIDAMQKAFDLQPEDADIKLGYAQALMLSQDEMDQNTARSILSQLVREDYVDLRVFSLLAFDAFERQDFAAAIKYWSIMQQMIGPEDSRYEMLARSIESAKQRMGENVATGKSVAVTIELSPQVQADPNSVLIVSIHNADGSPMPVAAARYPLGTFPRTVVLDDGNSMMQGQKLSSLSELMVRARIDSDGNVATRDGDWYGESEPVALGTPVTVSINNQY from the coding sequence ATGACTCTTTTTTGGTTATCCACTGTCGCGCTTACTTTGGTGGCGTGCGCATTGATTGCAATGCCGTTGTTAAAGCAAAAAGCCAATAATGACGACATATTACGCGACGAGCTGAATAAAGCTTTCTATAAAGATCGCCTCTCAGAACTTGAGGAAGAAACATCAGAAGGGTTGGTTGAAGATCAGCAAGATTTGATTGCTGACCTGAAACAATCGCTGCTCGATGATGTACCGGGAGAAAAGAAACAAGCAGAAAGCAAAATTTCGCCGATGGCCGTCTTGATCCCGTCGGTGATTTTGACTGTCGCGCTAAGCTATGGTCTATACATCAAGTTTGGTGCCTATCAAGATGTGGTGAAATGGCAAGAAGTGAATGCGAACTTGCCTGAGCTTTCGAAAAAATTGATGTCTTCCAGCGCTGAACCGTTAAGCGACGATGAAATGGAAGATCTGACTTTAGCATTGCGTACTCGTCTGCATTATCAGCCTGATGATGCGACAGGGTGGTTGTTACTAGGCCGCATTGCTCTGGCGAATCGCGACGTCAACACCGCGATTGATGCGATGCAAAAAGCGTTTGATCTGCAACCAGAAGATGCTGACATCAAACTGGGTTACGCACAGGCACTGATGTTGTCACAAGACGAAATGGACCAAAATACGGCACGTTCGATTTTGAGCCAGTTGGTTCGCGAAGACTATGTTGACTTACGCGTATTCTCTTTGCTGGCATTTGATGCATTTGAACGCCAAGACTTTGCTGCAGCCATTAAGTACTGGAGCATCATGCAACAAATGATTGGTCCAGAAGACAGCCGATACGAAATGTTGGCGCGCAGTATTGAAAGTGCCAAGCAGCGTATGGGCGAGAATGTCGCCACAGGCAAGAGCGTTGCCGTTACCATCGAGCTTAGCCCGCAAGTGCAGGCGGATCCAAACTCAGTGCTGATCGTCTCTATACATAATGCGGATGGCTCACCAATGCCTGTTGCTGCGGCTCGTTACCCACTGGGGACATTCCCTCGCACCGTGGTATTGGATGATGGCAATAGCATGATGCAAGGACAAAAGCTTTCTAGCTTAAGTGAGCTGATGGTTCGTGCCCGTATCGATAGTGATGGTAACGTGGCCACTCGTGACGGTGACTGGTATGGCGAAAGCGAACCCGTTGCGTTAGGAACACCAGTGACAGTCAGTATTAATAATCAATATTAA